In a single window of the Flavobacterium sp. W4I14 genome:
- a CDS encoding 3-hydroxybutyryl-CoA dehydrogenase (product_source=KO:K00074; cath_funfam=1.10.1040.10,3.40.50.720; cog=COG1250; ko=KO:K00074; pfam=PF00725,PF02737; superfamily=48179,51735): MKQIAVIGSGTMGNGIAHTFAQFNYQVNLIDINQAALDRAIQTITKNLDRQLAKGTLTADQKAATLNNITTFTSIKDGVQSSDLIVEAATENVDLKLKIFKDLDEYAPAHAILASNTSSISITQIAGVTARGDKVIGMHFMNPVPVMKLVEVIRGYATSDETTKTIMELSQSLEKVPVEVNDYPGFVANRILMPMINEAIYTLYEDVAGVYEIDTVMKLGMAHPMGPLQLADFIGLDVCLAILKVLNDGFGNPKYAPCPLLVNMVAAGKKGIKTGEGFYQYTAGSKDLVVSDKFKKS, translated from the coding sequence ATGAAACAAATCGCAGTTATAGGATCTGGCACGATGGGAAATGGTATCGCTCATACCTTTGCACAATTCAATTATCAAGTCAACCTGATTGATATTAATCAAGCTGCATTGGATAGGGCCATACAAACCATTACCAAAAATTTAGACAGACAGCTTGCCAAAGGCACATTAACAGCAGATCAGAAAGCGGCCACGCTTAATAACATCACCACATTTACCTCAATAAAGGATGGCGTTCAAAGTTCCGATTTAATTGTAGAAGCCGCTACCGAAAACGTAGACTTAAAACTGAAGATTTTTAAGGATTTAGATGAGTACGCACCTGCACATGCCATTCTGGCTTCTAATACTTCTTCTATTTCCATTACGCAGATTGCTGGCGTAACCGCTAGAGGTGATAAGGTAATCGGGATGCACTTTATGAACCCTGTCCCGGTAATGAAGTTAGTAGAAGTAATCCGTGGTTATGCCACCAGTGATGAAACAACAAAAACCATTATGGAGCTATCGCAAAGTTTGGAGAAAGTCCCTGTTGAGGTAAATGATTATCCGGGTTTTGTGGCTAACCGCATTTTAATGCCAATGATTAACGAGGCCATTTACACCCTGTATGAAGACGTTGCAGGTGTTTACGAAATCGATACCGTTATGAAACTTGGAATGGCACATCCCATGGGGCCTTTGCAGCTGGCAGATTTTATTGGTCTGGATGTTTGTTTGGCCATATTAAAAGTATTGAACGATGGATTTGGGAACCCTAAATATGCTCCTTGCCCTTTATTGGTAAATATGGTTGCTGCAGGTAAAAAAGGTATTAAAACTGGCGAAGGTTTTTATCAATATACTGCCGGATCAAAAGATCTTGTCGTTTCTGATAAATTTAAAAAATCCTAA
- a CDS encoding Holliday junction DNA helicase RuvB (product_source=KO:K03551; cath_funfam=1.10.10.10,1.10.8.60,3.40.50.300; cog=COG2255; ko=KO:K03551; pfam=PF05491,PF05496,PF17864; smart=SM00382; superfamily=46785,52540; tigrfam=TIGR00635), translated as MNENLDPEASNLSPTDRDIERVLRPQAFEDFTGQEKVMENLKIFVQAAKLRGEALDHVLLHGPPGLGKTTLSHIIANEMATGIKVTSGPVLDKPGDLAGLLTGLDEGDILFIDEIHRLSPLVEEYLYSAMEDFKIDIMLETGPNARSVQISLNPFTLVGATTRSGLLTAPLRARFGINARLAYYDAKLLTTIVLRSSDILKTPISDEGAYEIARRSRGTPRIANALLRRTRDFAQIKGNGNIDTEIARYALNALNVDEHGLDEMDNRILVTIIDKFKGGPVGLKTIATAVGEDEGTIEEVYEPFLIQEGYIMRTSRGREVTEAAYKHLKKNYPGQTGKLF; from the coding sequence ATGAATGAGAATCTGGATCCTGAAGCAAGCAACCTAAGCCCTACCGATCGCGATATTGAAAGGGTTTTAAGGCCACAGGCTTTTGAAGATTTTACGGGGCAGGAAAAAGTGATGGAAAATCTGAAGATTTTTGTTCAGGCGGCGAAACTCCGCGGCGAGGCTTTGGATCATGTTCTTTTGCATGGTCCTCCAGGATTAGGCAAAACCACACTTTCTCATATCATTGCCAATGAAATGGCTACTGGCATCAAAGTAACCTCTGGTCCGGTATTAGACAAACCCGGCGATTTAGCTGGCCTATTAACCGGTTTAGATGAAGGCGATATCCTTTTTATTGATGAGATCCATCGTTTATCTCCTCTTGTAGAAGAATACCTATACTCTGCCATGGAGGATTTTAAAATCGATATTATGCTAGAAACTGGCCCGAATGCACGTTCGGTACAGATATCACTTAATCCTTTTACGTTAGTAGGTGCTACTACTCGCTCTGGATTGCTGACTGCTCCGTTAAGGGCACGTTTTGGTATCAATGCCCGCTTGGCTTACTATGATGCTAAATTGCTAACCACAATTGTGTTACGCTCTTCTGATATCTTAAAAACACCTATAAGCGACGAAGGTGCCTACGAAATTGCCCGACGTAGTCGTGGCACACCCCGTATCGCCAATGCACTTTTACGGAGAACAAGAGATTTTGCGCAGATTAAAGGAAACGGAAATATCGATACTGAAATTGCCCGCTATGCCCTTAATGCATTAAATGTAGATGAACACGGCTTGGATGAAATGGACAACAGAATCCTGGTTACGATTATCGATAAATTTAAAGGCGGCCCGGTAGGTTTAAAAACCATTGCAACGGCTGTTGGGGAAGATGAAGGCACTATTGAAGAAGTTTACGAACCGTTTTTGATTCAAGAGGGATATATTATGCGTACTTCTCGGGGTAGAGAAGTTACCGAAGCGGCTTACAAGCACTTAAAGAAAAATTATCCAGGCCAAACCGGGAAGCTGTTCTAA
- a CDS encoding hypothetical protein (product_source=Hypo-rule applied; cleavage_site_network=SignalP-noTM; pfam=PF01433; superfamily=55486,63737) has translation MKFIKIFSLLLCTAFYASGQTTLPIAPEFQKTYQKETRNTDGKPGKNYWQNTSKYDLNVDFNPVSRLLKGKVQVTYTNNSPDTLKQIWFKLYPNLYKKGIPRKSKLAESDLGDGVAIEKLAANGKSITDFKIDGTNMTVNVPAVVPGKTISFTIDYSYTLNKGSHMRTGQVDEGSHFVAYFFPRIAVYDDVDGWNKFPYTGAEEFYNDFDQFNASITVPGGYGVWATGDLKNPSEVFQKDIVSRMLSAEKNDAVIDVITDKDLADKKVTQPNAFNTFKFEAKNVTDFVFALSDHYLWKSSSLIVDPGTKRRTRVDAVFNPKHKDYYEVIDFARKTVEAMSYTFPKWPFPYNHETIFDGLDQMEYPMMVNDNPVDNRTDAITLTDHEIFHTMFPFYMGINETKYGWMDEGWATIGEWLISPMIDSTIVDEYGVQPTASSSGGKDDTPIMTLTPDLKGSGSFTNSYPKPGLAYLFVKDYLGDELFTKALHTYIKNWNGKHPMPYDFFNSMNEGSGKNLNWFWKAWFFEDGVTDMAIKAVEKTSSGYTITIENKSVKPLPIDLSLTYEDGAIENNHSTIGVWEKGDKQVKINIKTSKKLSKVVMGNPHIPDKVKSDNSFSLN, from the coding sequence ATGAAATTTATAAAAATATTTAGCCTTTTATTGTGTACAGCATTTTACGCAAGCGGGCAGACTACTTTACCAATAGCACCTGAATTTCAGAAAACCTATCAAAAGGAAACGAGAAATACGGACGGAAAGCCGGGGAAAAATTATTGGCAAAATACTTCAAAATACGATCTGAATGTAGATTTTAATCCAGTTAGCAGGTTATTAAAAGGTAAGGTTCAGGTAACTTATACCAATAATAGTCCTGATACGCTGAAGCAGATCTGGTTTAAGCTTTACCCAAATCTATATAAAAAAGGGATACCAAGAAAGTCAAAATTGGCAGAATCTGACCTGGGTGATGGAGTTGCTATTGAAAAACTGGCAGCAAACGGAAAGTCAATCACTGATTTTAAAATTGATGGAACCAATATGACTGTTAATGTTCCTGCGGTTGTTCCTGGCAAAACCATTAGCTTTACTATCGACTATAGTTATACTTTAAATAAAGGATCACATATGCGTACAGGTCAGGTAGATGAGGGATCTCATTTCGTGGCTTACTTTTTCCCGCGTATCGCAGTTTATGATGATGTAGACGGGTGGAATAAATTCCCTTACACAGGAGCTGAGGAGTTTTATAACGATTTTGACCAGTTCAATGCTTCAATTACAGTTCCAGGTGGTTATGGAGTTTGGGCAACCGGCGACCTGAAAAACCCTTCAGAAGTTTTCCAGAAAGATATTGTTTCCAGAATGTTATCTGCCGAAAAAAATGATGCCGTAATTGATGTGATTACCGACAAGGATTTAGCTGATAAAAAAGTCACTCAGCCGAATGCTTTTAATACCTTTAAATTCGAGGCTAAAAATGTTACTGATTTTGTATTTGCCTTAAGCGATCATTACCTGTGGAAATCGAGCAGTTTAATAGTTGATCCTGGAACAAAAAGAAGAACCCGTGTAGATGCTGTTTTTAATCCAAAACATAAAGATTATTATGAAGTGATTGATTTCGCCCGTAAAACGGTTGAAGCCATGAGTTATACTTTTCCTAAATGGCCTTTTCCATACAATCATGAAACGATATTCGATGGTTTGGACCAAATGGAATACCCAATGATGGTGAACGATAACCCGGTTGATAATCGCACAGATGCCATTACCTTAACTGACCATGAAATTTTTCATACTATGTTTCCTTTTTACATGGGCATAAATGAGACAAAATATGGTTGGATGGACGAAGGTTGGGCCACAATAGGCGAGTGGTTGATTTCTCCGATGATTGATTCCACGATCGTTGATGAATACGGCGTACAACCTACGGCTTCCTCATCTGGCGGGAAAGATGACACCCCAATAATGACTTTAACGCCAGATTTAAAAGGATCAGGATCTTTTACCAATTCGTACCCTAAACCAGGTTTGGCTTATTTGTTTGTTAAAGATTACCTAGGAGATGAACTGTTTACCAAAGCTTTGCATACTTATATTAAAAACTGGAATGGTAAACACCCGATGCCATACGATTTCTTTAATAGCATGAATGAGGGAAGCGGTAAAAATTTAAACTGGTTTTGGAAAGCCTGGTTTTTTGAAGATGGCGTTACCGATATGGCTATAAAGGCTGTAGAGAAAACATCAAGTGGATATACGATTACCATTGAGAACAAAAGCGTTAAGCCGTTGCCAATTGATTTATCCCTGACTTATGAAGATGGTGCTATCGAAAATAACCATAGTACCATTGGTGTTTGGGAAAAAGGGGATAAGCAAGTGAAAATAAATATAAAAACAAGCAAGAAATTATCAAAAGTAGTGATGGGAAACCCACACATCCCTGATAAAGTGAAAAGTGATAATAGTTTTTCGTTGAATTAG
- a CDS encoding putative amidohydrolase/GNAT superfamily N-acetyltransferase (product_source=COG0388/COG0454; cath_funfam=3.40.630.30,3.60.110.10; cog=COG0388,COG0454; pfam=PF00583,PF00795; superfamily=55729,56317), which translates to MNIELRKLTLEDYEDLKESMLQAYDSMGGSIWPKSSIAKLLNIFPEGQLCIAVDDKVVACSLAIIVEYDEYGDRHTYKLITGDYSFTTHDPNGDTLYGIEIFVHPDFRGLRLGRRLYEARKELCESLNLKSIIAGGRIPGYHQYAEQLSPRQYIDKVKAKEIYDPTLTFQISNDFHVRKVLKNYLPGDKESKEYATLIEWNNIYYQGIDASARSAMTIRLGLVQWEMRLFPNMDAFYEQVEFFVDALSGYKSDFVMFPELFNTPLLQPYNHLPEIEAMRKLAEKTEEIVQRMHEYSLSYNTNIITGSMPLIEDGKLYNATYLCHRTGKIDEYRKIHITPNEQKYYGMIGGDRVQVFDTDCGKVGILICYDVEFPELSRIYADQGMQILFVPFLTDTQNGYTRVRHCAQARAIENECYVAIAGCVGNLPKVNNMDIQFAQSAVFTPSDFAFPTNAIKAEATPNTEMVLVVDVDLHLLDELHHYGTVKVLKDRRKDLYQVKLLK; encoded by the coding sequence ATGAATATTGAATTACGTAAACTAACGCTCGAAGATTACGAAGATCTTAAAGAATCGATGCTCCAGGCCTACGACAGTATGGGTGGTTCCATCTGGCCAAAATCAAGTATTGCAAAACTTTTAAATATTTTCCCTGAAGGACAGCTCTGTATCGCTGTTGATGATAAGGTTGTAGCCTGTTCATTAGCCATTATTGTAGAATACGACGAATATGGAGATCGGCATACCTACAAGTTGATCACTGGTGATTATTCTTTTACAACACACGACCCCAACGGCGATACGCTATATGGAATCGAAATTTTCGTGCACCCTGACTTCCGTGGTTTGCGCTTGGGAAGAAGGTTATATGAGGCACGTAAAGAACTCTGCGAAAGCCTAAATCTAAAAAGCATTATTGCCGGTGGCAGAATTCCGGGTTATCACCAATATGCAGAACAACTTAGCCCAAGGCAGTATATAGACAAGGTAAAAGCAAAAGAAATTTACGATCCTACATTGACTTTCCAGATCTCTAATGATTTTCACGTAAGAAAAGTATTGAAAAACTATTTACCTGGTGATAAAGAATCAAAAGAGTACGCTACCTTAATTGAGTGGAATAACATTTATTATCAAGGTATTGATGCTTCAGCCCGTTCGGCAATGACCATCCGTTTGGGTTTGGTGCAATGGGAAATGCGTTTATTCCCCAATATGGACGCATTTTATGAGCAAGTAGAGTTTTTTGTTGACGCGCTAAGTGGTTACAAATCAGATTTCGTGATGTTCCCTGAGCTATTTAACACGCCCTTACTGCAACCTTATAATCATTTGCCAGAGATTGAGGCCATGCGCAAACTTGCCGAAAAAACGGAAGAGATTGTACAAAGAATGCACGAGTACTCGTTGAGCTACAATACTAACATCATTACCGGCAGTATGCCACTTATTGAAGATGGTAAACTTTATAATGCCACTTACCTTTGCCACCGTACCGGAAAAATAGACGAGTACAGGAAAATTCACATTACACCAAATGAACAGAAATATTATGGTATGATCGGCGGCGATAGAGTACAGGTATTTGATACCGATTGCGGTAAAGTAGGCATTTTGATCTGTTATGATGTAGAATTCCCTGAATTAAGCCGCATTTACGCCGATCAGGGCATGCAGATTTTATTTGTGCCATTCTTAACCGATACACAAAATGGTTATACACGTGTTCGCCATTGCGCTCAGGCCAGGGCGATAGAAAATGAATGTTATGTGGCCATTGCAGGTTGCGTGGGCAATTTGCCGAAGGTAAACAACATGGACATTCAGTTTGCGCAATCAGCGGTTTTTACACCTTCTGATTTCGCTTTCCCAACCAATGCCATAAAAGCAGAAGCTACGCCAAATACAGAGATGGTATTGGTGGTAGATGTTGACCTGCATCTACTAGACGAACTGCACCACTATGGAACAGTAAAGGTGCTAAAAGACAGAAGAAAAGACCTTTATCAGGTTAAACTTTTGAAATAA
- a CDS encoding putative transcriptional regulator (product_source=KO:K07735; cath_funfam=3.30.70.1300; cog=COG1678; ko=KO:K07735; pfam=PF02622; superfamily=143456), which yields MIIIMLNNIKPKTGRLLISEPFMADPNFKRSVVLLTEHGDDGTVGYILNQVGNLMLNDVIQDLWDAKNYIYFGGPVAADTLHFIHRSYDKLQSGEPIGNGLYWGGNFETLKILLNTNAISADEIKFFMGYSGWDHGQLDREIEQNAWMVSDTFNPDLIFSNDDEKLWRDVVVNLGPKYAHISNFPTDPNLN from the coding sequence ATGATTATCATCATGCTGAACAATATAAAACCAAAAACAGGGCGCTTGCTCATCTCGGAGCCTTTTATGGCCGATCCTAATTTTAAAAGATCTGTTGTGCTGTTAACAGAGCATGGCGATGATGGCACCGTGGGCTATATTCTGAATCAGGTAGGAAATCTTATGCTGAATGATGTGATACAGGATTTATGGGATGCAAAAAACTACATTTATTTTGGTGGACCAGTTGCAGCAGATACCTTGCATTTTATACATCGAAGTTATGATAAACTGCAGAGCGGTGAGCCCATCGGCAATGGATTGTACTGGGGCGGAAATTTTGAAACACTTAAAATCCTTTTAAATACCAATGCCATAAGCGCTGATGAAATAAAGTTTTTTATGGGCTACTCTGGTTGGGACCACGGACAGCTTGATCGCGAAATAGAGCAGAATGCTTGGATGGTGAGCGATACCTTTAATCCTGATCTCATTTTTAGTAACGATGACGAAAAACTTTGGCGGGATGTAGTTGTAAACTTAGGACCAAAATATGCGCATATCAGTAATTTTCCGACAGACCCGAATTTGAATTAG
- a CDS encoding hypothetical protein (product_source=Hypo-rule applied; transmembrane_helix_parts=Outside_1_42,TMhelix_43_65,Inside_66_68): protein MENIDPQHTESGAAPKPIEKDYESHKEDPGPAKPAVTEKDENGGGQALKWVLPLAVIIGLIIWFVMRK from the coding sequence ATGGAAAATATAGATCCACAACATACGGAATCAGGAGCAGCTCCTAAACCGATCGAAAAAGATTACGAAAGTCATAAAGAAGATCCAGGGCCAGCAAAGCCAGCGGTAACTGAGAAAGATGAAAACGGTGGTGGTCAAGCTTTGAAGTGGGTATTGCCACTAGCTGTGATTATTGGCCTGATTATATGGTTTGTGATGAGAAAATAA
- a CDS encoding DNA polymerase-3 subunit epsilon (product_source=KO:K02342; cath_funfam=3.30.420.10; cog=COG0847; ko=KO:K02342; pfam=PF00929; smart=SM00479; superfamily=53098,82057) — protein MTFRFKSNVANLTSYEMKLNLKRPLAFFDLEATGINVGADRIVEIAILKAMPDGSEIVKTWRVNPEMPIPLQTSLIHGIYDEDIANEPTFKTLAAEIAEFIGESDLAGYNSNKFDIPMLLEEFLRAEVDFDMNNRKFVDVQNIFHQMEQRTLKAAYKFYCQEELINAHAAEADVIATYKVLLGQLEMYKETEFESKQGVKSIPVVNDVDALHIFTNINKPVDFAGRLVYNDNDEVCFNFGKHKGKTTVQVFSVEPSYYAWMKNGDFPLYTKKKLDEEWAKFNAKKNENRAARPQNNAPANKPQYQQKPQPKPEKPAQPINTDMLEQLKMKFGK, from the coding sequence TTGACATTCCGATTCAAATCTAATGTCGCCAATCTCACATCATACGAAATGAAATTAAATTTAAAGCGCCCTTTAGCATTTTTTGATTTAGAAGCTACTGGAATTAATGTTGGAGCCGATAGAATTGTTGAAATAGCGATTTTAAAAGCCATGCCAGATGGTTCTGAAATTGTTAAAACCTGGCGTGTAAATCCAGAAATGCCGATTCCTTTGCAAACCTCGTTAATACACGGTATTTATGATGAAGACATTGCAAACGAGCCTACCTTTAAAACTTTGGCAGCCGAAATTGCCGAATTTATTGGCGAAAGTGACCTGGCAGGATACAATTCGAATAAATTTGATATCCCGATGCTTTTAGAAGAATTTTTAAGAGCTGAAGTGGACTTTGATATGAACAACCGCAAGTTTGTTGATGTACAGAATATATTCCACCAAATGGAGCAACGTACCTTAAAAGCGGCTTATAAATTCTATTGTCAGGAAGAGTTAATTAATGCGCATGCTGCAGAAGCAGATGTTATAGCCACTTACAAGGTTTTACTTGGCCAGTTAGAAATGTACAAGGAAACCGAGTTTGAGAGCAAACAAGGTGTAAAAAGTATTCCCGTTGTAAATGACGTAGATGCACTGCATATTTTTACCAATATTAATAAACCTGTAGATTTTGCCGGTCGTTTGGTGTATAATGACAATGATGAAGTGTGCTTCAATTTCGGTAAACATAAAGGTAAAACTACTGTTCAGGTATTTTCGGTAGAGCCTAGCTATTATGCCTGGATGAAGAATGGCGATTTCCCCTTGTATACAAAGAAGAAATTAGACGAGGAGTGGGCAAAGTTTAATGCTAAGAAAAATGAGAACAGAGCGGCACGACCTCAAAATAATGCACCTGCGAATAAGCCTCAATATCAACAGAAGCCTCAGCCGAAGCCAGAAAAACCAGCACAACCGATCAATACGGATATGTTGGAGCAGTTGAAAATGAAGTTTGGTAAGTAG
- a CDS encoding pyridoxamine 5'-phosphate oxidase (product_source=KO:K00275; cath_funfam=2.30.110.10; cog=COG0259; ko=KO:K00275; pfam=PF01243,PF10590; superfamily=50475; tigrfam=TIGR00558): MQVTNEILQNLRQDYKSASLDESDVDQDPIIQFKKWFQHAVDAQIYEPNVMTLATADKAGRPDARIVLLKGVDTDGFRFFTNYLSAKGKELKRNPYAALVFFWPELERQVRIEGTVEKLDKETSEEYFNTRPIGSQIGAVASPQSQVIPNRAFLEEKFEELKAKNTDKGIAKPAHWGGYIVKPTRIEFWQGRSSRLHDRINFEKVKGIWTKTRLAP, from the coding sequence ATGCAAGTTACAAATGAAATTCTACAAAACCTGCGCCAAGATTACAAAAGCGCTTCGCTGGATGAATCTGACGTGGATCAAGACCCTATAATCCAATTTAAAAAGTGGTTTCAGCATGCTGTTGACGCCCAGATATACGAACCCAATGTAATGACTTTGGCTACAGCCGATAAAGCTGGCAGACCCGATGCCCGTATTGTTTTACTTAAAGGCGTTGATACAGATGGATTTAGGTTCTTTACAAATTACCTAAGTGCCAAGGGAAAAGAGCTTAAACGTAATCCTTATGCAGCTTTAGTATTTTTCTGGCCTGAATTGGAAAGACAAGTGAGGATTGAAGGAACGGTAGAAAAACTAGATAAGGAAACTTCCGAAGAATATTTCAATACCAGGCCAATTGGCAGTCAAATTGGAGCAGTAGCTTCTCCACAGAGCCAGGTTATTCCAAATAGGGCATTTTTAGAAGAAAAATTTGAAGAATTAAAGGCTAAAAATACTGATAAAGGTATTGCAAAACCTGCGCACTGGGGCGGTTACATTGTAAAACCAACCAGAATCGAGTTTTGGCAAGGAAGAAGCAGCAGACTGCACGACAGGATAAATTTTGAAAAGGTTAAGGGAATCTGGACTAAAACAAGATTAGCGCCATAA
- a CDS encoding epoxyqueuosine reductase (product_source=KO:K18979; cath_funfam=3.30.70.20; cog=COG1600; ko=KO:K18979; pfam=PF08331,PF13484; superfamily=46548; tigrfam=TIGR00276) — MINENVLNPKPYLCRSVYNNSAKYSQLIKDEALRLGFMACGISKAEFLEEEAPRLEKWLSQNRHGEMKYMENYFDKRLDPRLLVEDAKSVISLSLNYYTEEKQSDPDAPKISKYAYGQDYHTVLKDKLKELTHFIEENIGEVSGRAFVDSAPVLDRAWAKKSGIGWIGKNSNLISKTDGSFFFLAELIVDLELDYDHPYQADYCGSCTRCLDACPTDAIIAPQVVDGTKCISYLTIELKNEIPNEFKDKMSNWMFGCDICQDVCPWNRFSKAHNEEAFKPEHGLLDLNAKDLTEITDDVFKKVFKGSAVKRTKFSGLKRNIDFLKPE, encoded by the coding sequence GTGATTAATGAAAATGTTTTAAATCCTAAGCCTTATCTTTGCAGATCGGTGTACAACAATTCTGCAAAATATAGCCAACTCATCAAAGATGAAGCCCTGCGTTTAGGCTTTATGGCCTGTGGTATTTCAAAAGCTGAATTTCTGGAAGAAGAAGCACCAAGGTTAGAAAAATGGCTGAGCCAAAACCGACATGGCGAAATGAAATATATGGAAAATTATTTCGATAAACGCCTCGACCCCAGACTTTTAGTAGAGGATGCAAAATCAGTAATTTCCTTATCCTTAAACTATTATACGGAAGAAAAACAATCAGATCCTGATGCGCCAAAAATTTCCAAGTATGCATACGGACAAGATTACCATACCGTATTAAAAGATAAATTAAAAGAATTAACTCATTTCATTGAAGAAAACATTGGTGAAGTTTCGGGAAGGGCGTTTGTAGATTCTGCTCCTGTTTTGGATCGTGCCTGGGCGAAAAAGTCGGGTATTGGCTGGATAGGTAAAAATTCTAACCTGATCAGTAAAACTGATGGTTCCTTTTTCTTTCTTGCAGAGTTGATTGTTGATCTGGAGCTAGATTACGATCACCCCTACCAAGCTGACTATTGCGGAAGCTGCACACGATGTTTAGATGCCTGCCCAACTGATGCCATTATTGCACCTCAGGTTGTAGATGGAACCAAATGTATCTCCTATCTCACCATTGAGCTGAAAAATGAAATCCCCAATGAGTTTAAAGATAAAATGAGCAACTGGATGTTCGGTTGTGATATCTGTCAGGATGTTTGCCCGTGGAACCGTTTCTCTAAAGCACACAATGAAGAAGCTTTTAAGCCTGAGCATGGCTTACTGGATTTGAACGCAAAAGATCTGACGGAAATTACAGATGATGTTTTTAAAAAGGTCTTTAAAGGATCGGCGGTTAAGCGCACTAAATTTTCCGGACTGAAAAGGAATATCGATTTTCTGAAACCTGAATAA